One stretch of Lagenorhynchus albirostris chromosome 13, mLagAlb1.1, whole genome shotgun sequence DNA includes these proteins:
- the SLC5A6 gene encoding sodium-dependent multivitamin transporter yields the protein MSVAVSTSAPLPPASDTNMVTSTFSLVDYVVFVLLLVLSLAIGLYHAYRGWGRHTIGQLLLADRKMGCFPVALSLLATFQSAVAILGVPSEIYRFGTQYWFLGCSYFLGLLIPAHVFIPIFYRLHLTSAYEYLELRFNKAVRVCGTVTFIFQMVIYMGVVLYAPSLALNAVTGFDLWLSVLTLGIVCTVYTALGGLKAVIWTDVFQTLVMFLGQLVVIIVGSAKVGGLGHVWDVASQHGLISGIELDPDPFVRHTFWTLAFGGVFMMLSLYGVNQAQVQRYLSSRTEKAAVLSCYAVFPCQQVVLCMGCLIGLVMFAYYQEYPMSTQQTQAAPDQFVLYFVMDLLRGLPGLPGLFVACLFSGSLSTISSAFNSLATVTMEDLIRPWFPHFSEVRATMLSRIIAFGYGLLCLGMAYISSQMGPVLQAAISIFGMVGGPLLGLFCLGMFFPCANPPGAIVGLLAGLIMAFWIGIGSTVSSLGSGRAPTPSNGSSFSLPSNLTAVTMATLMPSTTISKPTGLQRLYSLSYLWYSAHNSTTVIVVGLAVSLLSGGMRGRTLNPRTIYPVLPKLVALLPMSCQKRLHCRTHSQDLSVDTAVFPEKVSNGMLRGSRDKEAVDVPEEGPAPQGISPTFIVQETSL from the exons aTGAGTGTGGCGGTGAGCAcctccgctcccctccccccagcctcagaCACCAACATGGTCACATCCACCTTCTCCCTGGTGGACTATGTGGTCTTTGTCCTGCTGCTGGTCCTCTCCCTTGCCATTGGGCTCTACCATGCCTATCGTGGCTGGGGGCGGCATACTATCGGCCAGTTGCTGTTGGCGGACCGCAAAATGGGCTGCTTTCCTGTGGCGCTGTCCTTGCTGGCCACCTTCCAGTCAGCCGTGGCCATCCTGGGTGTGCCGTCCGAGATCTACCGATTTGGGACACAGTATTGGTTCCTGGGCTGCTCctatttcctggggctgctgatCCCAGCACATGTCTTCATCCCAATCTTCTACCGCCTGCATCTCACCAGTGCCTACGAG TACCTGGAGCTCCGGTTCAATAAAGCTGTGCGGGTTTGTGGGACCGTGACCTTCATCTTCCAGATG GTAATCTACATGGGGGTTGTCCTCTATGCACCATCACTGGCCCTCAATGCAG TGACTGGCTTTGATCTCTGGCTGTCAGTGCTGACCCTAGGCATTGTCTGTACCGTCTACACTGCTCTG GGTGGACTGAAGGCAGTCATCTGGACAGATGTGTTCCAGACCCTGGTGATGTTCCTAGGGCAGCTGGTGGTTATCATTGTGGGGTCGGCCAAGGTGGGCGGTTTGGGGCACGTGTGGGATGTGGCTTCCCAGCATGGCCTTATCTCTGGAATCGA GCTGGATCCGGACCCTTTTGTGCGGCACACTTTCTGGACGCTGGCCTTCGGGGGTGTCTTCATGATGCTCTCCTTGTATGGAGTGAACCAGGCTCAGGTGCAGCGCTACCTCAGTTCCCGCACGGAGAAGGCTGCAGTGCT CTCCTGCTACGCCGTCTTCCCTTGCCAGCAGGTGGTCCTCTGCATGGGCTGCCTCATTGGCCTGGTCATGTTCGCCTACTACCAGGAGTATCCCATGAGCACCCAGCAGACTCAAGCAGCCCCTGACCAG TTCGTCCTGTACTTCGTGATGGATCTCCTGAGAGGCCTGCCAGGCCtgcctgggctctttgttgcCTGCCTCTTCAGTGGCTCCCTAAG caCCATATCCTCTGCTTTTAATTCACTGGCAACTGTTACAATGGAAGACTTGATTCGACCCTGGTTCCCTCATTTCTCTGAAGTCCGGGCCACCATGCTTTCCAGAATCATCG cCTTTGGCTATGGGCTGCTTTGTCTGGGAATGGCCTATATTTCCTCCCAGATGGGACCTGTGCTGCAG GCAGCAATCAGCATCTTCGGTATGGTTGGGGGCCCGCTGCTCGGACTCTTCTGCCTTGGGATGTTCTTTCCTTGTGCCAATCCTCCT GGTGCCATCGTGGGCCTGTTGGCTGGACTGATCATGGCCTTCTGGATCGGCATTGGGAGCACAGTGAGCAGCCTGGGCTCTGGCAGAGCGCCCACTCCCTCTAATGGGTCCAGCTTTTCCCTGCCCAGCAATCTGACTGCTGTCACCATGGCCACACTGATGCCCTCGACTACTATCTCCAA ACCCACAGGGCTACAGCGGCTCTATTCCCTGTCGTATTTATGGTACAGCGCTCACAACTCCACCACGGTCATTGTGGTGGGCCTGGCTGTCAGTCTGCTCAGTG GCGGAATGCGGGGCCGGACCCTGAACCCTCGGACCATTTACCCAGTGTTGCCGAAACTCGTTGCCCTCCTGCCCATGTCCTGTCAGAAGCGACTTCACTGCAGAACCCACAGCCAG GATCTCTCTGTGGACACGGCTGTGTTTCCGGAGAAGGTGAGCAACGGGATGCTGAGGGGCAGCAGAGACAAGGAGGCCGTGGATGTGCCTGAGGAAGGCCCAGCCCCCCAGGGGATCAGCCCCACCTTCATCGTTCAGGAGACCTCACTGTGA
- the ATRAID gene encoding all-trans retinoic acid-induced differentiation factor isoform X1, producing the protein MALRGLDSPLTVVPWAAALLLVLSVERALALPEICIQCPGSVQNLSEVALYCKQTSDLMLHARCCLNRKGTILGLDLQNCSLKDPGPYFPQARTAIIIDLQANSLQGDLANTFRGFTQLQTLILPQDVNCPGGINAWKTITSYINNQTCQEQRNLCNSTGDPEMCPENGSCAPDGPGRLQCVCAEGFHGYKCMRQGSFSLLMFFGILGSTTLSISTLLWGTQRRKAKAS; encoded by the exons ATGGCCCTTCGCGGGCTCGACAGTCCTTTGACCGTGGTGCCCTGGGCTGCAGCCCTACTCCTCGTTCTGAGCGTGGAAAGGGCTTTGGCGCTACCCGAG aTATGCATCCAGTGTCCAGGGAGTGTGCAAAATTTGTCAGAAGTGGCTCTTTATTGTAAGCAGACATCAGACCTAATGCTGCACGCCCGCTGCTGCCTGAATAGGAAGGGCACCATcctggg GCTGGATCTCCAGAACTGCTCTCTGAAGGACCCCGGTCCATACTTTCCTCAGGCGCGTACTGCTATCATCAT AGACCTGCAGGCAAACTCCCTCCAGGGTGACTTGGCCAACACCTTCCGTGGCTTTACCCAGCTCCAGACTCT GATACTGCCACAAGATGTCAACTGTCCTGGAGGTATTAATGCTTGGAAAACTATCACTTCTTATATAAACAACCAAACCTGCCAAGAACAAAGGAACCTTTGCAACAGCACTGGGGACCCAG AAATGTGTCCTGAGAATGGATCTTGTGCACCTGATGGTCCAGGTCGCTTGCAGTGTGTTTGTGCTGAAGGCTTCCATGGCTACAAGTGTATGCGCCAG GGCTCCTTCTCACTGCTCATGTTCTTTGGTATTCTGGGATCCACCACATTATCCATCTCCACCCTCCTTTGGGGGACTCAACGTCGAAAAGCCAAGGCTTCATGA
- the ATRAID gene encoding all-trans retinoic acid-induced differentiation factor isoform X2, with protein MRSFPGQDLVQKFSGALFWRLVPRGRNASSSKPDIKICIQCPGSVQNLSEVALYCKQTSDLMLHARCCLNRKGTILGLDLQNCSLKDPGPYFPQARTAIIIDLQANSLQGDLANTFRGFTQLQTLILPQDVNCPGGINAWKTITSYINNQTCQEQRNLCNSTGDPEMCPENGSCAPDGPGRLQCVCAEGFHGYKCMRQGSFSLLMFFGILGSTTLSISTLLWGTQRRKAKAS; from the exons ATGAGGTCCTTCCCTGGACAAGATCTGGTACAGAAATTCTCTGGTGCGCTGTTTTGGCGCCTGGTTCCAAGGGGAAGAAATGCGTCTTCTAGTAAACCTGACATAAAG aTATGCATCCAGTGTCCAGGGAGTGTGCAAAATTTGTCAGAAGTGGCTCTTTATTGTAAGCAGACATCAGACCTAATGCTGCACGCCCGCTGCTGCCTGAATAGGAAGGGCACCATcctggg GCTGGATCTCCAGAACTGCTCTCTGAAGGACCCCGGTCCATACTTTCCTCAGGCGCGTACTGCTATCATCAT AGACCTGCAGGCAAACTCCCTCCAGGGTGACTTGGCCAACACCTTCCGTGGCTTTACCCAGCTCCAGACTCT GATACTGCCACAAGATGTCAACTGTCCTGGAGGTATTAATGCTTGGAAAACTATCACTTCTTATATAAACAACCAAACCTGCCAAGAACAAAGGAACCTTTGCAACAGCACTGGGGACCCAG AAATGTGTCCTGAGAATGGATCTTGTGCACCTGATGGTCCAGGTCGCTTGCAGTGTGTTTGTGCTGAAGGCTTCCATGGCTACAAGTGTATGCGCCAG GGCTCCTTCTCACTGCTCATGTTCTTTGGTATTCTGGGATCCACCACATTATCCATCTCCACCCTCCTTTGGGGGACTCAACGTCGAAAAGCCAAGGCTTCATGA